In Sporosarcina psychrophila, a genomic segment contains:
- a CDS encoding GyrI-like domain-containing protein translates to MIKYEWRKKDKKIYLPKQIPTIYNDTEKSYIKLQGAGHPDSDSFRINVEILYALSYSIRMMPKGGYTPKDYYEYTVFPLEGIWDLDEEGRKLDYLDKNHFVYQLMIRQPDFVTRELFQRAVESVRAKKKHLLVDTATLESFSDGLCVQMMHHGSYDKEPETFSKMEKYCEEQGLIRIEKSHREIYITDARRTAPEKLKTVLRFKVSK, encoded by the coding sequence TTGATAAAGTATGAGTGGCGAAAAAAGGATAAAAAAATCTATTTACCAAAACAGATACCTACTATTTACAATGATACCGAAAAGTCGTATATCAAATTGCAAGGTGCAGGACATCCAGATAGCGATTCATTCCGGATAAATGTGGAAATTTTATACGCATTGTCTTATAGTATTCGAATGATGCCAAAGGGTGGCTACACACCAAAAGACTACTATGAATATACAGTATTTCCGCTTGAAGGAATTTGGGATTTAGATGAAGAGGGAAGAAAATTAGATTACCTGGATAAAAATCATTTTGTCTATCAATTAATGATCAGACAGCCTGACTTTGTGACGAGGGAACTTTTTCAAAGGGCTGTTGAAAGTGTACGAGCAAAAAAGAAACATTTACTAGTTGATACAGCAACACTCGAATCTTTTTCTGATGGATTATGTGTTCAGATGATGCACCATGGTAGCTACGATAAAGAACCAGAAACGTTTTCTAAGATGGAAAAGTATTGTGAGGAACAAGGTTTGATACGAATTGAAAAAAGCCATAGAGAAATCTATATTACAGATGCAAGAAGAACAGCTCCAGAAAAATTAAAGACTGTGCTAAGATTTAAAGTTTCTAAATAA
- the ppsA gene encoding phosphoenolpyruvate synthase produces the protein MKPYVLELREIDKMSQMVVGGKGMNLGECSRIEGTLVPEGFCVTTEAYKRVIGENEELQQLLDQLAVQKVDERKRISEISRKIRELIEGIEIEKGIEQDIDRCLLTFGLEHAYAVRSSATAEDLPFASFAGQHDTYLNIIGRDKVLRHISKCWASLFTDRAVIYRIQNGFDHSQVFLSVIIQRMIFPQASGILFTADPLTSNRKLLSIDASFGLGEALVSGLVSADCYKVQEDEIVDKMIAPKKLAIYGLKEGGTETQQINPDLQKSQTLTDQQILQLARKGRQIEAYFGCPQDIEWCLVEDTFYIVQSRPITTLFPVPEANDQENHVYVSVGHQQMMTDPMKPLGLAFYLLTTPAPMRKAGGRLFVDITHSLASPVSREILVDTLGQSDPLIKDALMTIIERDFIKLLPTGDKELSPSSSNKSMSSAGFQTQFKNNPTIVSDLIKSSETSINELKQTIQTKSGSDLFDFILEDLQQLKKILFDPQSLGVIMTAMDASSWINEKMNMWLGEKNVADTLSQSVPNNITSEMGLALLDVADVIRPYPEVIHYLQHVKDDNFLEGIVTFEGGQESQDAIIAYLNKYGMRCAGEIDMTKTRWSEKPTTLVPMILSNIKELEPNSGKRKFEQGRQAALKKEQELVDRLMQLPDGKRKAEETKRVISLIRNFIGYREYPKYGMISRYFVYKQALLKEAEQLVQANVIHKKEDIYYLTFEELREVVRTKKLDFEIISKRKNDYKLYGKLTPPRVLTSDGEIIAGKYKRENLPAGAIVGLPVSSGVIEGRARVILNMEEAVLKEGDILVTSFTDPGWTPLFVSIKGLVTEVGGLMTHGAVIAREYGLPAVVGVENATKLIKDGQRIRVNGTEGYIEIL, from the coding sequence ATGAAACCATATGTACTAGAGTTACGGGAAATCGATAAAATGAGTCAAATGGTGGTTGGTGGCAAAGGGATGAATTTGGGTGAGTGTTCGAGGATTGAAGGAACACTTGTACCAGAAGGTTTTTGTGTTACCACTGAGGCATATAAAAGAGTCATTGGGGAAAATGAGGAGCTTCAACAATTACTAGATCAACTAGCAGTTCAAAAAGTAGACGAACGAAAAAGAATTAGTGAGATTAGCAGGAAGATTCGTGAGCTGATTGAGGGGATTGAAATCGAGAAGGGGATCGAACAAGATATCGATCGATGTCTCTTAACATTTGGCCTAGAGCATGCATATGCTGTTCGTTCAAGTGCAACAGCCGAGGATCTTCCATTTGCCTCCTTTGCTGGTCAACATGACACTTATTTAAATATCATCGGAAGAGATAAAGTATTGCGACACATCAGTAAATGTTGGGCTTCCCTATTTACTGATCGCGCAGTAATTTACCGAATCCAAAATGGATTTGATCACAGCCAAGTTTTCCTATCCGTTATCATTCAACGCATGATTTTTCCACAGGCTTCAGGAATTTTATTTACTGCTGATCCGCTTACTTCTAATCGAAAGCTACTATCGATCGATGCTAGCTTTGGACTAGGGGAGGCCCTTGTTTCCGGCTTGGTATCGGCGGATTGCTATAAGGTGCAAGAAGATGAAATCGTCGATAAGATGATAGCACCCAAAAAACTGGCTATCTATGGGCTAAAAGAAGGCGGAACAGAGACGCAGCAGATCAATCCTGATCTGCAAAAGTCTCAAACACTTACTGACCAACAAATTTTACAACTAGCACGCAAAGGAAGACAGATTGAAGCTTATTTTGGTTGCCCACAAGATATCGAATGGTGTTTGGTTGAAGATACATTTTATATTGTCCAGAGTCGCCCAATCACTACTTTATTCCCTGTCCCTGAAGCGAATGATCAAGAAAATCACGTTTACGTTTCTGTCGGTCATCAACAAATGATGACCGACCCCATGAAACCATTAGGATTGGCTTTTTACCTGTTAACGACTCCTGCACCCATGCGTAAAGCTGGTGGAAGGCTGTTTGTTGATATCACACATAGTCTGGCTTCACCTGTTAGCAGAGAAATTTTAGTAGATACGCTGGGACAATCCGATCCGCTCATAAAAGACGCACTAATGACCATAATCGAGCGGGATTTCATTAAATTGTTACCAACTGGTGACAAAGAGCTGAGTCCAAGTAGTAGTAATAAAAGTATGTCTTCTGCGGGTTTTCAAACACAATTCAAAAACAATCCTACAATCGTTTCTGATTTGATAAAGAGTAGTGAAACATCGATAAACGAGTTAAAACAAACCATCCAAACGAAATCAGGATCAGATTTATTTGATTTTATACTAGAAGATCTGCAGCAATTAAAGAAGATTCTATTTGACCCACAAAGTTTGGGTGTGATTATGACTGCTATGGATGCTTCATCATGGATCAATGAAAAAATGAATATGTGGTTGGGTGAAAAAAACGTAGCAGACACGCTTTCCCAATCTGTACCAAACAATATTACTTCGGAAATGGGTCTGGCGCTATTGGATGTCGCAGATGTGATTCGTCCATATCCAGAAGTAATTCATTATTTACAGCATGTAAAAGATGATAACTTTTTGGAGGGAATCGTTACGTTTGAAGGAGGACAGGAAAGCCAAGATGCAATAATAGCTTATCTCAACAAATACGGAATGCGATGTGCTGGAGAAATCGATATGACTAAAACTCGTTGGAGTGAAAAACCAACTACACTTGTCCCTATGATTCTCAGTAACATCAAAGAACTTGAGCCTAATTCGGGCAAACGGAAATTTGAGCAAGGGCGGCAGGCAGCTTTGAAAAAAGAACAAGAGTTAGTAGATCGATTGATGCAATTACCGGATGGTAAACGAAAAGCCGAAGAGACAAAACGAGTGATTAGCCTAATCCGGAATTTCATCGGTTATCGTGAATATCCCAAATACGGCATGATTAGTCGCTACTTCGTTTATAAGCAGGCGTTACTGAAAGAAGCCGAACAACTCGTACAAGCCAACGTTATTCATAAAAAAGAAGATATATACTATCTCACATTTGAAGAACTTCGTGAAGTCGTACGAACAAAAAAACTGGATTTCGAGATTATCAGCAAACGTAAGAACGACTACAAATTGTATGGAAAACTAACGCCCCCGCGTGTACTCACGTCTGATGGTGAAATCATTGCAGGTAAGTACAAACGAGAAAATCTCCCAGCCGGAGCGATTGTAGGACTACCTGTTTCTTCTGGAGTTATTGAGGGACGAGCACGTGTCATCTTAAACATGGAAGAAGCTGTTTTAAAAGAAGGAGATATATTAGTCACCTCCTTTACTGATCCCGGCTGGACACCATTATTTGTCTCCATAAAAGGTCTTGTTACCGAAGTTGGTGGACTGATGACCCATGGAGCAGTTATCGCACGTGAATACGGCTTACCAGCAGTTGTCGGAGTGGAGAATGCTACCAAGCTGATAAAAGATGGACAACGTATTCGAGTAAATGGAACAGAAGGGTATATAGAAATACTATAA
- a CDS encoding ArsR/SmtB family transcription factor, with protein sequence MKDKDAIFKALGDSTRRLILDELSERNELTLYELTVRLITKHNLTISRQGIAKHLTVLEDAGLVKSKRKGKYRVLMFNTEPLKNLLNGWIK encoded by the coding sequence ATGAAGGACAAAGACGCTATATTCAAAGCACTTGGCGACTCGACTCGGCGGCTGATATTAGACGAACTATCCGAACGCAACGAGCTAACGTTGTATGAACTTACGGTACGTCTCATTACGAAGCACAACCTTACCATTTCGCGACAAGGGATAGCTAAACATCTTACTGTATTGGAAGATGCAGGGCTTGTAAAATCAAAACGAAAGGGAAAATATCGAGTACTTATGTTCAACACCGAACCACTTAAAAACTTGCTGAATGGATGGATAAAGTGA
- a CDS encoding VOC family protein: protein MKIIVTSIFVEDQDKALEFYSETLGFVKKHDVPTGEFRWIALVSPEEQEGTEILLEPNNHPAAKEYQKKLFEEGIPVTMFGVEDVRKEYDRLLKHGVNFSIEPTEMGEVTIAVFDDTCGNHIQIIQQ, encoded by the coding sequence ATGAAAATTATTGTTACTAGTATATTCGTAGAAGATCAAGACAAGGCACTAGAGTTTTATTCAGAAACGTTGGGCTTTGTAAAAAAGCATGACGTTCCTACCGGAGAATTTAGATGGATTGCACTTGTTTCTCCCGAGGAGCAAGAAGGTACTGAGATTTTGCTTGAACCAAATAATCATCCAGCAGCCAAGGAGTATCAAAAGAAACTATTTGAAGAAGGCATACCTGTAACAATGTTTGGTGTTGAAGATGTTCGCAAAGAGTACGATAGGTTATTGAAACACGGCGTGAACTTTTCTATAGAGCCAACAGAAATGGGCGAAGTTACAATAGCTGTCTTCGACGATACATGTGGAAACCATATTCAGATAATCCAGCAGTAA
- a CDS encoding ABC transporter ATP-binding protein, with amino-acid sequence MKPTHVFQAEEIVAGYDNKTIIHGVSLIIPSNKISVIIGANACGKSTLLKTLSRLIKPTSGKITLDGRPISKIPSKQLARVLGLLPQSPIVPEGISVADLVGRGRFPHQSLLSGWTKKDYDAVAEAMSIMDITELANNDIDELSGGQRQRVWIAMALAQQTDILFLDEPTTFLDITYQVEILDLLTDLNRKHGTTIVMVLHDINLSARYADYIFALRKGKLIVEGEPSKVITSTLVKDIFGLDCMVIKDPVSGSPFAIPKGRYHVNNECTP; translated from the coding sequence ATGAAACCGACACATGTTTTTCAAGCCGAAGAGATAGTAGCGGGCTATGATAATAAAACGATTATCCATGGAGTCAGCCTTATTATCCCAAGTAATAAAATAAGTGTTATTATTGGAGCAAATGCCTGCGGAAAGTCTACGCTTCTTAAAACACTATCAAGGCTTATAAAGCCTACGTCTGGAAAAATCACCCTTGACGGAAGACCCATCAGCAAAATCCCATCAAAACAATTAGCTCGTGTTTTAGGACTGCTACCGCAATCCCCCATTGTTCCAGAAGGAATTTCTGTCGCTGATTTGGTTGGACGCGGAAGATTTCCGCACCAATCATTGCTCAGCGGTTGGACAAAAAAGGATTATGATGCAGTCGCCGAAGCTATGAGTATTATGGATATAACTGAGCTTGCAAATAATGATATTGACGAGCTTTCTGGCGGTCAAAGACAGCGCGTCTGGATCGCAATGGCTCTGGCTCAACAAACAGATATTTTATTTCTTGATGAACCAACAACCTTTTTAGATATCACATATCAAGTCGAAATTCTTGACCTACTCACAGACCTTAACCGAAAGCACGGAACTACGATTGTAATGGTTCTTCATGATATAAACTTGTCCGCGCGCTATGCAGACTATATTTTTGCACTTCGTAAAGGAAAGCTTATAGTTGAGGGTGAGCCATCAAAGGTTATTACAAGCACATTAGTTAAAGACATATTCGGCCTCGATTGTATGGTGATAAAAGACCCTGTTTCAGGCTCTCCTTTTGCCATACCAAAAGGACGTTATCATGTTAATAATGAATGTACTCCTTAA
- a CDS encoding FecCD family ABC transporter permease, with translation MKNESVKFIMAGRRQRHRRWILVTGSLAALAFILCCAMLLLGNTIYPVIDVIRVLSGEELQGASFAINTIRLPRMLAGLFAGFAFGIAGNTFQTMLRNPLANPNVIGITSGSSAAAVFCIVILHTSGAVVSIASVIAGLATVILIYILSRGKSFSIGRLILIGIGIQAMLGALISYLLLIGAEQDLPAAFRWLSGSLNGSQMHELPPLILSVFIFTPIIIVLGKHLSILELGEQSATSLGVNTDKTRIVLIFSSVCMISLATATTGPIAFVSFLSGPIAKRLVGVGFSSAIPAGLVGVNLVLAADLIGQFAFVARYPVGVITGILGAPYLIFLLIRMNRRGEL, from the coding sequence ATGAAAAATGAATCTGTTAAGTTTATTATGGCGGGCAGACGTCAAAGACACCGTCGATGGATACTTGTTACCGGCTCCCTGGCAGCACTTGCATTCATTCTTTGCTGTGCGATGCTTTTACTGGGGAACACCATCTATCCCGTAATAGATGTAATCCGAGTACTTTCTGGAGAAGAACTCCAAGGTGCTTCTTTTGCCATTAATACCATACGTCTACCAAGAATGCTGGCAGGTCTTTTCGCTGGATTCGCTTTCGGCATTGCCGGAAACACCTTTCAGACTATGTTGCGCAATCCCCTAGCTAACCCGAATGTAATCGGTATTACTAGCGGCTCGAGCGCAGCGGCTGTTTTTTGTATAGTCATACTTCATACTAGCGGAGCTGTTGTTTCCATTGCTTCCGTGATTGCTGGCCTTGCTACTGTAATACTAATTTACATATTATCTAGGGGAAAGTCATTTTCAATCGGGAGATTAATTCTTATCGGAATAGGCATACAAGCCATGCTTGGCGCTTTGATATCCTATCTTTTGCTGATCGGTGCAGAACAAGATCTCCCCGCAGCGTTCAGATGGCTCAGCGGTAGCCTCAATGGCTCACAAATGCACGAACTTCCGCCTTTGATACTATCAGTTTTCATCTTTACGCCTATTATTATAGTGCTAGGAAAACACCTAAGTATATTGGAACTTGGAGAACAGTCGGCCACTTCTCTCGGAGTGAACACGGACAAGACAAGAATTGTGCTTATTTTTAGTTCCGTCTGCATGATTTCTCTTGCTACTGCTACCACGGGCCCAATAGCATTTGTCTCCTTCCTCTCCGGACCGATTGCAAAAAGACTAGTCGGAGTTGGCTTCTCAAGCGCAATTCCCGCAGGTCTTGTTGGCGTTAATTTAGTTTTGGCGGCAGATCTAATCGGACAATTTGCTTTTGTGGCCAGATACCCCGTGGGCGTCATTACTGGAATACTCGGAGCGCCGTATCTGATCTTCCTGCTAATCCGAATGAATCGAAGGGGAGAATTATAA
- a CDS encoding FecCD family ABC transporter permease, giving the protein MNSISASKIKKSSLHIPKNFITVLVICFVLLGLCMFASLALGSRMVGLNEVMDGLFHPDVNSYEANVVRKRISRTVFSLLCGAALGVSGALMQAVTRNPIADPSILGVNTGASLFVVCGIAFFNISSANQYIWLALAGAALTAIFVFGIGSMGRSGATPIKLVLAGAATSAALSSLVIAIMIPRSHVMDQFRFWQVGSVGSANWSAITTFTPFLIIGILIAIISAPALNALALGDDVATGLGVKTGILRLVAALGAVLLCGSATALAGPIGFVGLLSTHVMRLILGPDLRFVIPMSAISGAIILTVSDVSGRLIGSPGELEVGVVTAFIGAPILILLAMKSKVRSL; this is encoded by the coding sequence ATGAATAGTATATCGGCTTCCAAAATAAAAAAGTCAAGCTTACATATTCCGAAGAATTTTATAACGGTTCTAGTGATTTGTTTTGTCTTGCTCGGCTTGTGCATGTTTGCATCCCTGGCTTTAGGTTCTCGTATGGTGGGATTAAATGAAGTGATGGACGGTTTATTTCACCCTGACGTAAACTCCTACGAAGCAAATGTGGTTCGCAAAAGGATTTCACGAACAGTTTTCAGTTTACTTTGCGGTGCAGCACTCGGAGTTTCAGGAGCGCTTATGCAAGCGGTCACTCGCAACCCGATTGCAGACCCGAGTATACTGGGAGTTAATACAGGTGCATCATTGTTTGTCGTTTGCGGAATTGCATTCTTTAACATAAGCAGCGCCAATCAATATATATGGCTAGCTTTAGCTGGTGCTGCGCTTACTGCGATTTTCGTATTTGGTATTGGCTCTATGGGGCGTAGTGGAGCTACGCCCATTAAGCTTGTTTTGGCGGGAGCCGCTACAAGTGCCGCCCTTTCTTCCCTAGTCATCGCAATAATGATCCCACGTTCTCATGTCATGGATCAATTCAGGTTTTGGCAGGTAGGAAGTGTTGGCTCAGCAAACTGGAGCGCTATTACGACTTTTACCCCTTTTTTGATAATTGGAATACTGATAGCTATTATTTCTGCACCAGCACTAAATGCACTTGCCCTGGGAGACGATGTTGCAACCGGACTCGGCGTTAAAACAGGAATACTGAGGCTTGTTGCAGCTCTAGGGGCCGTTCTTTTGTGCGGCTCAGCTACTGCCCTGGCAGGTCCAATTGGCTTTGTTGGGCTTTTATCAACCCACGTCATGCGCCTTATTCTTGGCCCTGACCTGCGTTTTGTTATACCGATGTCTGCTATTTCAGGAGCCATCATTTTGACTGTATCAGATGTAAGCGGCAGGCTCATCGGTAGCCCTGGAGAGCTTGAAGTCGGTGTAGTTACAGCATTTATAGGAGCACCGATACTAATACTATTAGCTATGAAATCGAAAGTGCGGTCATTATGA
- a CDS encoding iron-siderophore ABC transporter substrate-binding protein yields MNTKLKISLKALLISAMAMILLVGCSGEKSSSTPDSSSESTETSKTEKPASQDENTEFPIVIKHAFGETEIASKPERVVTVQWANHDVVLALGVIPVGFSAANYGVQDDSGLLPWTAKKLEELGADEPNIFQDTDGLDFEAISDANPDVILAAYSGITQEDYDVLSKIAPVVAYQDAPWATEWRDQVILNSTGMGMKAEGEQLIKDTEKLIEEESSKYPEMEGKKVAWVNFSAKDMSKLHLYTPKDPRGAFLIELGMEYPESITNQITDPTSYSLSLSAENADILNDVDIIIGYGDESLYEAVKADPLLGKIPAIQRGSVVFIGNDTPMAASGNPNPLAISYTIDEYLELIGGAIKKLNE; encoded by the coding sequence ATGAATACGAAGCTAAAAATCTCATTAAAAGCATTACTAATTTCGGCAATGGCTATGATACTACTAGTTGGTTGTTCAGGTGAGAAATCAAGTTCAACACCTGATTCATCATCGGAAAGTACCGAAACATCTAAAACAGAAAAACCTGCTTCTCAAGATGAAAATACTGAATTTCCGATCGTAATAAAGCATGCATTTGGCGAAACTGAAATTGCTAGCAAGCCTGAACGAGTTGTTACAGTTCAATGGGCTAATCATGATGTTGTTCTCGCTCTTGGAGTTATACCTGTAGGCTTCTCAGCCGCTAATTACGGGGTTCAGGATGACAGCGGACTTTTGCCTTGGACAGCTAAAAAACTCGAGGAACTCGGCGCAGATGAACCTAATATCTTCCAGGATACCGATGGTCTTGATTTTGAGGCTATTTCAGATGCAAATCCTGATGTAATTCTTGCAGCTTACTCGGGTATAACACAGGAAGACTATGATGTTCTTAGTAAAATCGCTCCAGTCGTAGCCTATCAGGACGCTCCTTGGGCAACCGAATGGCGTGACCAAGTTATATTAAATTCAACAGGTATGGGAATGAAAGCAGAAGGCGAACAACTTATTAAGGACACTGAGAAACTAATTGAGGAGGAATCAAGTAAATATCCTGAGATGGAAGGCAAAAAGGTTGCCTGGGTCAACTTCTCGGCTAAAGATATGTCTAAACTCCATCTTTATACACCTAAAGATCCTCGAGGTGCTTTTCTAATTGAGCTAGGTATGGAATATCCTGAAAGTATCACGAATCAGATTACTGATCCTACTAGCTATTCATTGTCATTAAGCGCTGAGAATGCTGACATTCTTAACGACGTTGATATCATAATTGGATATGGTGATGAAAGCCTATATGAAGCAGTTAAAGCTGATCCCCTGTTAGGCAAAATTCCAGCGATTCAAAGAGGTTCTGTTGTGTTCATTGGTAACGATACTCCTATGGCCGCTTCTGGAAATCCAAATCCACTTGCGATATCTTATACGATTGATGAATATCTTGAATTAATAGGAGGAGCCATTAAGAAATTAAATGAATAG
- a CDS encoding GntR family transcriptional regulator has product MKVKLNDQSPIFIQIADMVKDALVEGVIKEGEKIPSTTELSNFYQINRATAQKGVGILVDEGIVEKRRGIGVFVVPHARDKLINERAQGFSETYIKLLVEEAKRLEMSKEEVMKKVSEYYDNH; this is encoded by the coding sequence ATGAAAGTTAAATTAAATGATCAATCACCTATTTTTATTCAAATAGCGGACATGGTAAAGGATGCCCTTGTTGAAGGTGTGATCAAAGAAGGCGAGAAGATTCCTTCTACTACAGAGTTATCAAATTTTTATCAGATTAATAGAGCAACTGCTCAAAAAGGTGTCGGGATTTTAGTTGATGAGGGAATTGTTGAAAAAAGACGTGGGATTGGTGTATTCGTTGTCCCGCATGCTCGCGATAAATTAATTAATGAAAGAGCGCAAGGCTTCTCTGAAACGTATATTAAATTATTAGTTGAAGAAGCGAAACGATTAGAAATGTCTAAAGAAGAAGTAATGAAAAAGGTGAGTGAATACTATGACAATCATTGA
- a CDS encoding ABC transporter ATP-binding protein: MTIIDVRNANFKYKDELILENITFNEDSPVITGLWGRNGAGKTTLMKLLSGQEREVSGKVLVLGTHPYNNSAVSKKISYLREDHYFGKSWTVKDALHFAALFNENWNQEEADALIEQFKLPRKKKITSFSKGMHTMIQLVIGLASHSKVTIFDEPTNGLDAHARKQFFQALKDSYDNDPRFILISSHHINEIEPLCEKLMIISDHSIKFHQPIEYFQTQGVSMMGKIEDIQRVVKPEEILETTHIMGQSKVMADIALTKELQVSCEQNNIQLEKALMQDYLVNITA, encoded by the coding sequence ATGACAATCATTGACGTACGAAACGCTAATTTTAAGTATAAAGATGAGTTGATTCTAGAAAACATAACATTCAATGAAGATAGTCCTGTTATAACAGGACTATGGGGCAGAAATGGTGCAGGAAAGACAACGTTAATGAAATTATTATCCGGCCAAGAACGTGAGGTTTCAGGCAAAGTATTGGTACTGGGTACACATCCGTATAATAATAGTGCAGTTTCAAAAAAGATTAGCTATTTAAGGGAGGATCATTATTTCGGGAAAAGTTGGACTGTGAAAGATGCATTGCATTTTGCTGCCCTTTTCAACGAAAATTGGAATCAGGAAGAAGCGGATGCACTGATTGAACAATTCAAGTTACCAAGAAAAAAGAAAATTACTTCCTTCTCTAAAGGGATGCATACGATGATTCAGCTTGTCATTGGTTTAGCAAGTCATTCGAAAGTGACAATTTTTGATGAGCCAACAAACGGTTTAGATGCTCATGCACGTAAACAGTTCTTTCAGGCTTTAAAGGATTCTTACGATAATGATCCGCGTTTTATTTTGATTTCTTCACACCACATTAATGAAATTGAACCACTTTGTGAAAAGCTAATGATTATATCAGACCACAGCATTAAATTTCATCAACCAATTGAATATTTTCAAACACAGGGTGTCAGTATGATGGGGAAAATCGAGGATATACAAAGAGTCGTTAAGCCTGAAGAAATTTTGGAAACAACGCATATAATGGGACAATCCAAAGTGATGGCTGATATTGCTTTAACAAAGGAACTACAAGTATCCTGTGAACAGAATAATATTCAATTAGAAAAAGCATTGATGCAAGATTATCTCGTTAATATAACGGCTTAG
- a CDS encoding NUDIX hydrolase translates to MFVVNVEGAIHRNGKWLLILRSANEEHAGGSLSLVGGKCEIEGDSSNILERTLKREILEEVGCEVTDLRYVNSSSFVTESGINVVDIVFLCHHKSGEPYAKSNEEVDKVIWMTTSEILAHTDLPVYLKENVKLADKFLQENLYVD, encoded by the coding sequence ATGTTTGTAGTGAATGTAGAAGGCGCTATACACCGCAATGGTAAATGGTTACTAATTTTAAGGAGCGCAAATGAAGAACACGCTGGGGGTTCTCTTTCACTAGTTGGTGGAAAGTGCGAAATAGAAGGCGACTCATCTAATATTCTAGAAAGAACATTGAAACGGGAAATCCTTGAAGAAGTAGGCTGCGAAGTTACTGATTTAAGATACGTAAATAGTTCTTCTTTTGTTACTGAATCGGGGATCAATGTAGTAGATATTGTTTTTCTATGTCATCATAAATCTGGAGAGCCTTACGCTAAAAGTAATGAAGAAGTTGATAAAGTAATCTGGATGACTACTTCAGAAATTCTTGCTCATACAGACTTACCTGTATACCTAAAGGAAAACGTTAAACTCGCAGACAAATTTTTGCAAGAGAATCTATATGTGGATTAA